The following proteins are co-located in the Clostridiales bacterium genome:
- the pfkA gene encoding 6-phosphofructokinase, whose product MKRIAVLTSGGDAPGMNAAIRAVVRGALYHKLEVYGIERGYEGLINGEIKELSVGSVSDILQRGGTWLKTARSKRFMTPEGFRRALDMLQNFEIEGVVVIGGDGSFRGGLELTKAGITVIGLPGTIDNDLAYTDFTIGFDTSVNTVLSALGNIRDTSSSHERSTVIEVMGRHCGDIALYAGLTGGAESILIPEEPVDMNKICRTLIQGKNRGKMHSIILRAEGVEMSTQELAKTIEERTGMETKVVVLGYIQRGGSPTARDRMLATRMGYKAVELLLEEGMTSKAVGVKGDEIIYYDLEEALNMKGCHDKSLMELAEIMSI is encoded by the coding sequence GTGAAGAGAATTGCAGTACTGACAAGCGGAGGGGACGCTCCCGGAATGAATGCCGCTATCCGTGCGGTTGTAAGAGGAGCACTCTATCATAAACTAGAAGTTTACGGTATCGAACGTGGATATGAAGGCCTGATCAACGGAGAAATCAAAGAATTATCCGTAGGCTCTGTTTCAGATATTCTTCAGAGGGGCGGAACATGGTTGAAAACCGCTAGAAGTAAGCGCTTTATGACTCCCGAAGGTTTTCGAAGAGCGCTGGATATGCTGCAGAATTTTGAAATTGAAGGCGTGGTAGTCATTGGCGGAGACGGATCCTTCCGGGGAGGCCTGGAGCTTACGAAAGCAGGGATTACTGTGATAGGACTCCCGGGAACCATTGACAATGACCTTGCTTACACCGATTTTACCATCGGATTTGATACTTCAGTCAATACGGTATTATCAGCCCTCGGAAATATCAGAGATACTTCCTCCTCTCATGAGAGGAGTACTGTAATAGAAGTAATGGGCAGGCACTGCGGTGACATCGCACTTTATGCGGGACTGACCGGCGGAGCCGAAAGTATATTGATCCCCGAGGAACCGGTTGATATGAATAAGATTTGCCGTACTTTGATTCAGGGAAAAAATAGGGGAAAAATGCACAGCATTATCCTCAGGGCCGAGGGTGTTGAAATGAGCACTCAGGAACTAGCGAAAACCATTGAGGAAAGAACGGGCATGGAGACTAAGGTTGTGGTTTTGGGATATATTCAAAGAGGTGGATCCCCCACGGCAAGAGATCGCATGCTGGCAACAAGAATGGGATACAAAGCAGTAGAATTGCTGCTTGAGGAAGGAATGACCAGCAAAGCAGTAGGTGTAAAGGGTGATGAGATCATCTATTATGATCTGGAAGAAGCACTTAATATGAAGGGCTGCCATGATAAGTCACTGATGGAGCTGGCTGAAATTATGTCAATATAG
- a CDS encoding spore germination protein, with amino-acid sequence MENNKFDDYIGFFRSLLPLGESFDIVERNLVIGEKEAYLYFIDGFLNSDVLERVITSLLLVSKHDMGQRSSASDFIKYHVPHGPASTEKNTDKMMKSLLSGLTVMIIDGYADAIVMDLRTYPARGVEEPEKEKSLRGPKDGFVETLLFNTTMIRRRIRDPRLVFEMYTIGSTSKTDVCVGYIKGVVKEETLEVIKKKLAGIKRDTLTVGDQSLVEAMAKSQWLSPFPKVRYSQRPDVISAHLTEGKLVLLVDNSPTAILVPTGIFDFFQDTDDYYFPLITGNYFRLLRVLNMIAVIFLTPVYLLLAEGFLPVHPRLEFFIPDEGYAIPLFFQFILLEFAIDALKLASLNTPSSLGMSLSVIGALILGQFAVDSGWFIPQTILCMAVLALASFTQPSIELGYATKYMRVLILIGVAIYGLWGALIALLLDLIMLVKTKNIVGTSYLYPLVPLNKEVLKRLLFRTKA; translated from the coding sequence ATGGAAAATAACAAGTTTGACGATTATATCGGTTTCTTTAGAAGTCTTTTGCCATTGGGGGAGAGCTTTGATATAGTAGAAAGAAATCTCGTGATTGGTGAAAAAGAAGCGTATCTGTATTTTATTGATGGCTTTCTGAATTCCGATGTTTTGGAACGGGTAATTACCAGCCTTTTGCTCGTCAGCAAGCACGACATGGGGCAAAGAAGCAGCGCCTCTGATTTTATCAAATATCACGTACCTCATGGGCCTGCATCGACAGAAAAAAATACCGACAAAATGATGAAGTCACTATTGTCAGGTCTAACGGTTATGATCATTGACGGTTATGCTGATGCGATTGTTATGGATCTGCGAACCTATCCGGCACGCGGTGTTGAGGAGCCGGAAAAAGAGAAGTCTTTAAGGGGGCCGAAAGACGGCTTTGTTGAGACTCTTTTGTTCAATACTACTATGATCAGAAGAAGGATTAGAGATCCTAGGCTGGTCTTTGAAATGTATACCATCGGCTCCACTTCAAAGACGGATGTTTGCGTTGGATATATAAAAGGTGTCGTGAAAGAGGAGACTCTTGAAGTTATCAAGAAGAAATTAGCAGGGATCAAAAGAGATACACTGACAGTGGGTGATCAAAGCTTGGTAGAAGCTATGGCGAAATCTCAGTGGCTGAGTCCCTTTCCCAAAGTTCGTTACAGCCAAAGGCCAGATGTGATCTCGGCGCATCTGACGGAGGGGAAGCTGGTTCTTCTGGTGGACAATAGTCCCACTGCCATTCTTGTACCCACCGGTATCTTTGACTTTTTTCAAGATACAGATGATTATTATTTTCCGCTGATCACAGGAAACTATTTCAGGCTGCTGCGTGTGTTAAATATGATTGCGGTAATCTTTCTCACACCGGTTTATCTACTTCTTGCGGAAGGCTTTCTTCCCGTCCATCCAAGACTGGAATTCTTTATTCCTGACGAGGGATATGCCATTCCACTCTTTTTCCAGTTTATTCTGCTGGAATTTGCTATAGACGCACTGAAATTGGCGTCCTTGAACACGCCAAGCTCACTGGGGATGTCTCTGTCTGTAATTGGGGCTTTGATCCTGGGCCAGTTTGCTGTTGATTCCGGTTGGTTTATCCCCCAAACCATATTATGTATGGCTGTTCTTGCATTGGCCAGCTTTACGCAGCCAAGCATTGAACTGGGGTACGCTACAAAGTACATGAGAGTTCTAATCTTAATCGGTGTTGCCATATATGGTCTTTGGGGTGCCCTCATCGCCTTGCTGCTCGATCTCATTATGCTGGTTAAAACAAAGAATATTGTAGGAACTTCCTATTTATATCCACTGGTACCGCTGAATAAGGAAGTGCTGAAACGCTTACTATTCCGAACAAAAGCTTAA
- a CDS encoding cell wall hydrolase, which yields MAFDSFDTRELFARLIQCEAGGEGEDGMRAVATVIMNRVNIPFGEFARISEGGNVRNIIEQARQFVCMQTSIGGVYNPQNVNNMNPTDEHYAIVDWALAGNRLSGVDNSLFFFNPYSPQCPPYFPTNVGVIHTRVGDHCFYIPTQYYANT from the coding sequence ATGGCGTTTGATTCCTTTGATACGCGGGAACTCTTTGCCAGGCTGATTCAATGTGAGGCCGGAGGTGAAGGTGAGGATGGAATGCGTGCAGTAGCAACCGTCATCATGAACAGAGTAAATATTCCTTTCGGAGAATTCGCTCGAATTAGCGAGGGAGGCAATGTCCGTAATATTATAGAGCAGGCGAGGCAGTTTGTGTGCATGCAGACTTCCATCGGAGGGGTGTATAATCCTCAGAATGTCAATAATATGAACCCTACCGACGAGCACTATGCCATTGTCGACTGGGCACTGGCAGGCAACAGACTGAGCGGAGTCGATAACTCCCTTTTCTTTTTTAATCCGTACAGCCCTCAATGCCCTCCGTATTTTCCAACCAACGTAGGCGTTATTCATACAAGAGTTGGGGATCATTGCTTTTATATCCCCACTCAATATTATGCGAATACTTGA
- a CDS encoding DNA polymerase III subunit alpha, with amino-acid sequence MSFTHLHVHTEYSLLDGAARIKDLIAGAKALGMKAVAITDHGAMFGVVDFYKEAKKNGIKPIIGCEVYTAARSMREKDAEKDKRQGHLVLLAKDEIGYRNLMKIVSAGYTEGFYYKPRIDHELLRTYSEGIIALSACLAGEVQWKLMNGDYEGAKKEALALLEIFGVGNFYLELQDQGLEEQLRILPDMKRLREETGIPFVATNDVHYVKREDAIPHDVLLCIQTAKTVDDENRMRFPNDQFYLKSQQEMEHLFADLPEAIENTNTIAERCNVEFQFGQIHLPEFSAPAGKTNEAYLRELCMEGMAYRYGSASKELEERLNYELDTILAMGYVEYFLIVWDFINYAKNHGIMVGPGRGSAAGSLVAYTLRITDIDPIKYGLIFERFLNPERISMPDIDIDFCYERRQEVINYVVEKYGADKVAQIITFGTMKAKAAVRDVGRAINMSYGDVDVIAKAIPFDLKMTIEKALDMNPELRATYEEDRRVKELLDTAKALEGMPRHASTHAAGVVISKKSIHEYVPLYLADKGISTQFPMGTIEELGLLKMDFLGLRNLTVIRDALELIQENHGVTIDLSRMTYDDKAVYDLISCGNTQGVFQLESSGMTQFMKNLKPDCFEDVVAGISLYRPGPMASIPTYIENKKNPDKIQYVDRSLEPILSVTYGCLVYQEQVMQIVRDLAGYTYGRSDLVRRAMSKKKMDIMLQEQEYFVYGKNNDDGSVDIQGCVRNGISEKAAKEIYNQMISFAEYAFNKSHAAAYAVLAYQTAYLKAYYPVEFMAALMTSVIGDSTQIAKYIRNCGEMKIEVLPPNINESSKKFTVKDRKIRFGLLGVKNVGEGVIDAIVRMREEKGTPRDIFQLVDNIDIHEINKKALESLIKAGALDCLNENRAQHLSVYEGLIESAQNNSRKNIDGQLSLFQMNAESMQRSGITGRLPDVANFAKDLLMAMEKEMLGVYLTGHPLSDYAEQIEKIATVTSEDLLHAEGNTEIQDGMKATMAGMISSKKTLITKKNKMMAFLQLEDLFGTTEVIVFPNIYETSLHLLKNDNVIVVRGTVNFKEDEEPKLLADKIIAVSDYNGGLVSKTVRITIPRNLDESAVLSRIREIIMEHKGDTPVVIASETTGKKYKTKSDLWVKPDEVFKRKLTELVGRNNIQ; translated from the coding sequence ATGTCATTTACTCACCTTCACGTACATACGGAATACAGTCTTCTGGACGGAGCAGCGCGGATCAAGGATCTGATTGCAGGAGCCAAAGCGCTCGGCATGAAAGCCGTGGCCATTACGGACCATGGTGCGATGTTCGGTGTAGTGGATTTTTATAAGGAAGCGAAGAAGAACGGCATCAAGCCCATCATTGGCTGTGAGGTTTATACTGCAGCAAGAAGCATGAGGGAGAAAGATGCAGAAAAAGACAAACGTCAGGGCCATCTGGTATTGCTGGCAAAGGACGAAATTGGATACCGCAACCTTATGAAGATCGTTTCCGCAGGGTATACAGAAGGTTTCTATTATAAACCGAGGATCGATCATGAACTTCTGAGAACCTATAGCGAGGGAATTATCGCTTTGAGTGCCTGCCTTGCGGGAGAGGTTCAATGGAAGCTTATGAACGGCGATTATGAGGGCGCAAAAAAAGAAGCTCTTGCCTTGCTGGAAATCTTCGGAGTGGGTAATTTTTATCTGGAACTTCAAGATCAGGGCTTAGAAGAACAGCTGCGAATCCTTCCGGATATGAAACGACTCAGGGAAGAAACAGGCATCCCCTTTGTGGCAACCAATGATGTGCATTATGTAAAAAGAGAGGATGCAATTCCCCATGATGTCCTGCTTTGCATTCAAACGGCTAAAACCGTAGATGACGAAAACAGGATGCGATTCCCCAATGACCAGTTCTATTTGAAATCTCAGCAGGAAATGGAGCATTTGTTTGCCGATTTACCGGAAGCGATAGAGAACACAAATACGATTGCAGAGCGCTGTAATGTGGAATTTCAATTTGGGCAGATTCACCTTCCGGAATTTAGTGCTCCCGCAGGGAAAACCAATGAGGCGTATCTTCGAGAACTATGTATGGAGGGGATGGCGTACCGATATGGAAGCGCTTCGAAAGAACTTGAGGAACGGCTCAATTATGAGCTTGATACCATTTTAGCCATGGGCTATGTGGAGTATTTTCTGATCGTTTGGGATTTTATCAATTACGCCAAGAACCATGGCATTATGGTGGGGCCGGGAAGAGGTTCTGCCGCAGGCAGTCTGGTGGCCTATACGCTGAGAATTACGGACATCGATCCGATTAAATACGGTTTGATCTTTGAACGATTCCTGAATCCTGAGCGAATCAGCATGCCTGATATTGATATTGACTTTTGCTACGAAAGGCGTCAGGAAGTGATCAACTATGTGGTTGAAAAATACGGCGCGGATAAAGTGGCACAGATCATAACCTTTGGTACAATGAAAGCCAAGGCTGCAGTCCGTGACGTGGGCCGTGCCATCAACATGAGCTATGGTGACGTTGATGTTATTGCGAAAGCCATTCCGTTTGATTTGAAGATGACCATTGAGAAAGCACTGGACATGAATCCGGAGCTTCGGGCAACTTACGAAGAAGACCGGCGCGTAAAAGAACTGCTGGACACGGCTAAGGCGCTGGAGGGAATGCCGAGGCACGCATCCACCCATGCGGCGGGTGTGGTAATTTCTAAAAAGAGCATTCATGAATACGTTCCTCTCTATTTGGCAGATAAAGGAATCAGTACCCAGTTCCCTATGGGAACCATTGAAGAACTGGGCTTGCTGAAAATGGACTTCCTCGGTCTGAGAAATCTGACCGTAATCAGAGATGCCCTGGAGCTTATACAGGAAAATCATGGTGTAACCATTGATCTGTCCAGAATGACCTATGACGACAAGGCAGTGTATGATCTGATCAGCTGCGGCAATACGCAAGGAGTGTTTCAGCTGGAAAGCTCAGGTATGACACAGTTTATGAAAAACCTGAAGCCTGACTGCTTTGAAGATGTGGTTGCAGGGATTTCTCTGTATCGTCCGGGTCCAATGGCATCGATTCCAACCTACATTGAAAATAAAAAGAATCCGGATAAAATTCAGTATGTTGACCGGAGTCTTGAGCCCATTTTGTCGGTCACTTACGGCTGCCTTGTTTATCAGGAGCAAGTTATGCAGATTGTACGTGATTTAGCTGGGTATACATATGGAAGAAGTGACTTAGTTCGAAGAGCTATGAGCAAAAAAAAGATGGATATCATGCTTCAGGAACAGGAATACTTTGTATATGGAAAGAATAACGATGATGGCAGTGTGGACATTCAAGGCTGTGTCAGAAACGGCATTTCTGAAAAGGCTGCCAAGGAAATCTATAATCAGATGATTAGCTTTGCAGAATACGCTTTTAACAAATCTCATGCCGCCGCGTATGCGGTGCTGGCATATCAAACGGCGTACCTAAAAGCGTATTATCCTGTAGAGTTTATGGCAGCACTTATGACCAGTGTCATCGGAGATTCCACGCAGATCGCAAAATATATTCGAAACTGCGGAGAAATGAAGATTGAAGTACTGCCGCCCAATATTAACGAAAGCAGCAAGAAGTTCACTGTGAAGGATAGGAAGATCAGGTTCGGCTTGCTGGGCGTCAAGAATGTCGGAGAAGGAGTCATTGATGCGATTGTCAGAATGCGAGAGGAGAAAGGGACCCCCAGAGACATTTTCCAGCTTGTAGACAATATCGACATTCATGAAATCAATAAAAAGGCCTTGGAGAGCCTGATCAAAGCAGGCGCTCTGGATTGCCTCAATGAAAACCGAGCACAGCATCTGTCTGTTTATGAAGGTTTGATTGAGTCGGCTCAGAACAATTCCAGAAAAAATATAGATGGGCAGCTCTCCTTATTCCAGATGAATGCAGAAAGCATGCAGAGATCTGGGATTACAGGACGCCTTCCCGACGTAGCCAATTTTGCTAAGGATCTCCTTATGGCTATGGAAAAAGAAATGCTGGGTGTCTATCTGACTGGCCACCCGTTATCGGATTACGCAGAGCAAATCGAAAAGATCGCAACAGTTACATCCGAGGATTTGCTTCATGCCGAAGGAAATACCGAAATTCAGGATGGCATGAAGGCTACCATGGCCGGCATGATCAGTTCCAAGAAAACTTTGATCACCAAAAAAAATAAGATGATGGCCTTTCTTCAGCTGGAAGATCTCTTCGGAACAACCGAGGTCATTGTCTTCCCCAACATATATGAAACATCACTGCACCTGTTAAAAAATGACAACGTGATTGTGGTTCGGGGTACTGTAAATTTTAAGGAAGATGAAGAACCAAAGCTTCTCGCAGACAAAATTATTGCCGTTTCGGATTATAATGGAGGTTTGGTATCCAAAACAGTACGGATTACCATCCCGCGCAATCTGGACGAATCAGCTGTACTATCGAGGATCAGAGAGATCATCATGGAACACAAAGGTGATACACCGGTGGTAATTGCTTCAGAAACCACCGGTAAGAAATACAAAACAAAGTCAGATTTGTGGGTGAAACCCGATGAGGTTTTCAAGAGAAAGCTGACTGAACTGGTAGGCAGGAACAATATACAGTAG
- a CDS encoding DUF2325 domain-containing protein produces the protein MSIIIIGGNEKMISKYKDVCKMHNCKAKVFVDPVRNLRKMIGSPDVIVLFTGTVSHKMVEIAVQEAEKSNISVLRSHSSSGNALSSLLEGYLN, from the coding sequence ATGAGCATAATAATTATAGGTGGTAACGAGAAAATGATAAGTAAGTATAAGGATGTATGCAAGATGCACAACTGCAAAGCAAAGGTATTTGTGGATCCTGTGAGGAACCTGCGGAAAATGATCGGTTCCCCTGACGTCATTGTGTTATTTACAGGCACCGTCTCCCATAAAATGGTAGAGATTGCCGTTCAGGAAGCTGAAAAGTCCAATATTTCCGTACTCAGAAGTCATAGCAGCAGCGGCAACGCACTCTCAAGCCTGCTGGAAGGTTATCTAAATTAA